One Podarcis muralis chromosome 1, rPodMur119.hap1.1, whole genome shotgun sequence genomic window carries:
- the HNRNPA3 gene encoding heterogeneous nuclear ribonucleoprotein A3 isoform X5, whose protein sequence is MEGYDPKEPEQLRKLFIGGLSFETTDDSLREHFEKWGTLTDCVVMRDPQTKRSRGFGFVTYSCVEEVDAAMAARPHKVDGRVVEPKRAVSREDSVKPGAHLTVKKIFVGGIKEDTEDYNLRDYFEKYGKIETIEVMEDRQSGKKRGFAFVTFDDHDTVDKIVVQKYHTINGHNCEVKKALSKQEMQTATAQRSRGSSSGNFMGRGNFGGSGGSYGRGGSFGGRGGYGGGSGGGGGSRGSYGSGDGYNGFGDDLSQGGNYGGSPGYGGRGGYGGSPTYGTPGGGYGGGGGGYDGYNEGGSFGGNYGGSGNYNDFGNYSGQQASSYGPMKGGSSFSGRSSGSPYGGGYGSGGGGGGGYGGRRF, encoded by the exons ATGGAG GGCTACGATCCTAAAGAACCCGAACAGTTGAGAAAACTGTTTATTGGTGGCCTGAGCTTTGAAACTACAGATGATAGTTTAAGAGaacattttgaaaaatggggCACACTTACAGATTGTGTG GTGATGAGAGACCCACAGACAAAACGTTCCCGAGGCTTTGGCTTTGTGACCTATTCTTGTGTGGAAGAAGTAGATGCTGCTATGGCAGCCCGACCACATAAGGTTGATGGGCGTGTGGTGGAACCAAAGAGAGCCGTTTCTAGAGAA GATTCTGTGAAACCTGGTGCTCATTTAACAGTGAAAAAAATATTTGTGGGAGGAATTAAAGAAGACACAGAAGACTATAATTTAAGAGATTACTTTGAAAAATACGGCAAAATTGAAACCATAGAAGTAATGGAAGACAGACAAAGTGGAAAGAAAAGAGGGTTTGCCTTTGTAACGTTTGATGATCATGATACAGTCGACAAAATTGTTG TTCAGAAATACCACACTATAAATGGACATAACTGTGAAGTGAAGAAAGCTCTCTCCAAGCAAGAAATGCAGACGGCAACTGCACAGAGAA GTCGTGGAAGCAGTTCAGGCAACTTCATGGGCCGTGGGAACTTTGGAGGCAGTGGTGGAAGTTATGGCAGAGGAGGAAGTTTTGGTGGCAGAG GTGGTTACGGTGgcggaagtggtggtggtggtggcagcagaggaAGTTATGGGAGTGGTGATGGATACAATGGCTTTGGTGATG ATCTTTCTCAAGGTGGGAACTATGGAGGTAGTCCTGGGTACGGCGGCAGAGGAGGTTACGGTGGCAGCCCGACCTATGGAACCCCAGGTGGTGGATATGGCGGAGGAGGTGGAGGCTATGATGGTTACAATGAAGGGGGGAGCTTCGGTG GCAACTACGGTGGAAGTGGAAACTATAATGACTTTGGCAATTATAGTGGACAACAGGCCTCAAGCTATGGACCCATGAAAGGAGGTAGCAGTTTCAGTGGCAGAAGCTCAGGCAGTCCCTATGGTG GTGGCTATggatcaggaggaggaggtggtggtggctaTGGTGGAAGAAGATTCTAA
- the HNRNPA3 gene encoding heterogeneous nuclear ribonucleoprotein A3 isoform X3, whose protein sequence is MGEFNNNWRPHREAPASLRLKGATESERSPKMACKDEREAEDYKRRGRRSSQGYDPKEPEQLRKLFIGGLSFETTDDSLREHFEKWGTLTDCVVMRDPQTKRSRGFGFVTYSCVEEVDAAMAARPHKVDGRVVEPKRAVSREDSVKPGAHLTVKKIFVGGIKEDTEDYNLRDYFEKYGKIETIEVMEDRQSGKKRGFAFVTFDDHDTVDKIVVQKYHTINGHNCEVKKALSKQEMQTATAQRSRGSSSGNFMGRGNFGGSGGSYGRGGSFGGRGGYGGGSGGGGGSRGSYGSGDGYNGFGDDLSQGGNYGGSPGYGGRGGYGGSPTYGTPGGGYGGGGGGYDGYNEGGSFGGNYGGSGNYNDFGNYSGQQASSYGPMKGGSSFSGRSSGSPYGGGYGSGGGGGGGYGGRRF, encoded by the exons ATGGGCGAGTTCAACAACAACTGGCGCCCCCACCGTGAGGCTCCTGCGTCCCTGAG GTTAAAAGGAGCAACTGAGTCAGAACGCTCTCCAAAAATGGCGTGTAAAGATGAGAGAGAGGCTGAAGATTAcaagaggaggggaagaagaTCTTCACAG GGCTACGATCCTAAAGAACCCGAACAGTTGAGAAAACTGTTTATTGGTGGCCTGAGCTTTGAAACTACAGATGATAGTTTAAGAGaacattttgaaaaatggggCACACTTACAGATTGTGTG GTGATGAGAGACCCACAGACAAAACGTTCCCGAGGCTTTGGCTTTGTGACCTATTCTTGTGTGGAAGAAGTAGATGCTGCTATGGCAGCCCGACCACATAAGGTTGATGGGCGTGTGGTGGAACCAAAGAGAGCCGTTTCTAGAGAA GATTCTGTGAAACCTGGTGCTCATTTAACAGTGAAAAAAATATTTGTGGGAGGAATTAAAGAAGACACAGAAGACTATAATTTAAGAGATTACTTTGAAAAATACGGCAAAATTGAAACCATAGAAGTAATGGAAGACAGACAAAGTGGAAAGAAAAGAGGGTTTGCCTTTGTAACGTTTGATGATCATGATACAGTCGACAAAATTGTTG TTCAGAAATACCACACTATAAATGGACATAACTGTGAAGTGAAGAAAGCTCTCTCCAAGCAAGAAATGCAGACGGCAACTGCACAGAGAA GTCGTGGAAGCAGTTCAGGCAACTTCATGGGCCGTGGGAACTTTGGAGGCAGTGGTGGAAGTTATGGCAGAGGAGGAAGTTTTGGTGGCAGAG GTGGTTACGGTGgcggaagtggtggtggtggtggcagcagaggaAGTTATGGGAGTGGTGATGGATACAATGGCTTTGGTGATG ATCTTTCTCAAGGTGGGAACTATGGAGGTAGTCCTGGGTACGGCGGCAGAGGAGGTTACGGTGGCAGCCCGACCTATGGAACCCCAGGTGGTGGATATGGCGGAGGAGGTGGAGGCTATGATGGTTACAATGAAGGGGGGAGCTTCGGTG GCAACTACGGTGGAAGTGGAAACTATAATGACTTTGGCAATTATAGTGGACAACAGGCCTCAAGCTATGGACCCATGAAAGGAGGTAGCAGTTTCAGTGGCAGAAGCTCAGGCAGTCCCTATGGTG GTGGCTATggatcaggaggaggaggtggtggtggctaTGGTGGAAGAAGATTCTAA
- the HNRNPA3 gene encoding heterogeneous nuclear ribonucleoprotein A3 isoform X2, which translates to MRVRARTPLPAYARFPSQPRQLSFPLPHTRQPSVFHWPSPRARSRPACQRALCLGRGGAVGEDWAEAKGRLKGATESERSPKMACKDEREAEDYKRRGRRSSQGYDPKEPEQLRKLFIGGLSFETTDDSLREHFEKWGTLTDCVVMRDPQTKRSRGFGFVTYSCVEEVDAAMAARPHKVDGRVVEPKRAVSREDSVKPGAHLTVKKIFVGGIKEDTEDYNLRDYFEKYGKIETIEVMEDRQSGKKRGFAFVTFDDHDTVDKIVVQKYHTINGHNCEVKKALSKQEMQTATAQRSRGSSSGNFMGRGNFGGSGGSYGRGGSFGGRGGYGGGSGGGGGSRGSYGSGDGYNGFGDGGNYGGSPGYGGRGGYGGSPTYGTPGGGYGGGGGGYDGYNEGGSFGGNYGGSGNYNDFGNYSGQQASSYGPMKGGSSFSGRSSGSPYGGGYGSGGGGGGGYGGRRF; encoded by the exons ATGcgggtgcgcgcgcgcacaccccTGCCTGCCTACGCGCGCTTTCCATCGCAGCCACGTCAGCtgtcattccccctcccccacacacgtCAGCCCTCCGTTTTTCACTGGCCGTCGCCGCGCGCGCGATCCCGTCCCGCGTGCCAGCGCGCTCTTTGTCTTGGCCGCGGCGGCGCCGTTGGGGAGGACTGGGCTGAGGCAAAGGGAAG GTTAAAAGGAGCAACTGAGTCAGAACGCTCTCCAAAAATGGCGTGTAAAGATGAGAGAGAGGCTGAAGATTAcaagaggaggggaagaagaTCTTCACAG GGCTACGATCCTAAAGAACCCGAACAGTTGAGAAAACTGTTTATTGGTGGCCTGAGCTTTGAAACTACAGATGATAGTTTAAGAGaacattttgaaaaatggggCACACTTACAGATTGTGTG GTGATGAGAGACCCACAGACAAAACGTTCCCGAGGCTTTGGCTTTGTGACCTATTCTTGTGTGGAAGAAGTAGATGCTGCTATGGCAGCCCGACCACATAAGGTTGATGGGCGTGTGGTGGAACCAAAGAGAGCCGTTTCTAGAGAA GATTCTGTGAAACCTGGTGCTCATTTAACAGTGAAAAAAATATTTGTGGGAGGAATTAAAGAAGACACAGAAGACTATAATTTAAGAGATTACTTTGAAAAATACGGCAAAATTGAAACCATAGAAGTAATGGAAGACAGACAAAGTGGAAAGAAAAGAGGGTTTGCCTTTGTAACGTTTGATGATCATGATACAGTCGACAAAATTGTTG TTCAGAAATACCACACTATAAATGGACATAACTGTGAAGTGAAGAAAGCTCTCTCCAAGCAAGAAATGCAGACGGCAACTGCACAGAGAA GTCGTGGAAGCAGTTCAGGCAACTTCATGGGCCGTGGGAACTTTGGAGGCAGTGGTGGAAGTTATGGCAGAGGAGGAAGTTTTGGTGGCAGAG GTGGTTACGGTGgcggaagtggtggtggtggtggcagcagaggaAGTTATGGGAGTGGTGATGGATACAATGGCTTTGGTGATG GTGGGAACTATGGAGGTAGTCCTGGGTACGGCGGCAGAGGAGGTTACGGTGGCAGCCCGACCTATGGAACCCCAGGTGGTGGATATGGCGGAGGAGGTGGAGGCTATGATGGTTACAATGAAGGGGGGAGCTTCGGTG GCAACTACGGTGGAAGTGGAAACTATAATGACTTTGGCAATTATAGTGGACAACAGGCCTCAAGCTATGGACCCATGAAAGGAGGTAGCAGTTTCAGTGGCAGAAGCTCAGGCAGTCCCTATGGTG GTGGCTATggatcaggaggaggaggtggtggtggctaTGGTGGAAGAAGATTCTAA
- the HNRNPA3 gene encoding heterogeneous nuclear ribonucleoprotein A3 isoform X1, producing the protein MRVRARTPLPAYARFPSQPRQLSFPLPHTRQPSVFHWPSPRARSRPACQRALCLGRGGAVGEDWAEAKGRLKGATESERSPKMACKDEREAEDYKRRGRRSSQGYDPKEPEQLRKLFIGGLSFETTDDSLREHFEKWGTLTDCVVMRDPQTKRSRGFGFVTYSCVEEVDAAMAARPHKVDGRVVEPKRAVSREDSVKPGAHLTVKKIFVGGIKEDTEDYNLRDYFEKYGKIETIEVMEDRQSGKKRGFAFVTFDDHDTVDKIVVQKYHTINGHNCEVKKALSKQEMQTATAQRSRGSSSGNFMGRGNFGGSGGSYGRGGSFGGRGGYGGGSGGGGGSRGSYGSGDGYNGFGDDLSQGGNYGGSPGYGGRGGYGGSPTYGTPGGGYGGGGGGYDGYNEGGSFGGNYGGSGNYNDFGNYSGQQASSYGPMKGGSSFSGRSSGSPYGGGYGSGGGGGGGYGGRRF; encoded by the exons ATGcgggtgcgcgcgcgcacaccccTGCCTGCCTACGCGCGCTTTCCATCGCAGCCACGTCAGCtgtcattccccctcccccacacacgtCAGCCCTCCGTTTTTCACTGGCCGTCGCCGCGCGCGCGATCCCGTCCCGCGTGCCAGCGCGCTCTTTGTCTTGGCCGCGGCGGCGCCGTTGGGGAGGACTGGGCTGAGGCAAAGGGAAG GTTAAAAGGAGCAACTGAGTCAGAACGCTCTCCAAAAATGGCGTGTAAAGATGAGAGAGAGGCTGAAGATTAcaagaggaggggaagaagaTCTTCACAG GGCTACGATCCTAAAGAACCCGAACAGTTGAGAAAACTGTTTATTGGTGGCCTGAGCTTTGAAACTACAGATGATAGTTTAAGAGaacattttgaaaaatggggCACACTTACAGATTGTGTG GTGATGAGAGACCCACAGACAAAACGTTCCCGAGGCTTTGGCTTTGTGACCTATTCTTGTGTGGAAGAAGTAGATGCTGCTATGGCAGCCCGACCACATAAGGTTGATGGGCGTGTGGTGGAACCAAAGAGAGCCGTTTCTAGAGAA GATTCTGTGAAACCTGGTGCTCATTTAACAGTGAAAAAAATATTTGTGGGAGGAATTAAAGAAGACACAGAAGACTATAATTTAAGAGATTACTTTGAAAAATACGGCAAAATTGAAACCATAGAAGTAATGGAAGACAGACAAAGTGGAAAGAAAAGAGGGTTTGCCTTTGTAACGTTTGATGATCATGATACAGTCGACAAAATTGTTG TTCAGAAATACCACACTATAAATGGACATAACTGTGAAGTGAAGAAAGCTCTCTCCAAGCAAGAAATGCAGACGGCAACTGCACAGAGAA GTCGTGGAAGCAGTTCAGGCAACTTCATGGGCCGTGGGAACTTTGGAGGCAGTGGTGGAAGTTATGGCAGAGGAGGAAGTTTTGGTGGCAGAG GTGGTTACGGTGgcggaagtggtggtggtggtggcagcagaggaAGTTATGGGAGTGGTGATGGATACAATGGCTTTGGTGATG ATCTTTCTCAAGGTGGGAACTATGGAGGTAGTCCTGGGTACGGCGGCAGAGGAGGTTACGGTGGCAGCCCGACCTATGGAACCCCAGGTGGTGGATATGGCGGAGGAGGTGGAGGCTATGATGGTTACAATGAAGGGGGGAGCTTCGGTG GCAACTACGGTGGAAGTGGAAACTATAATGACTTTGGCAATTATAGTGGACAACAGGCCTCAAGCTATGGACCCATGAAAGGAGGTAGCAGTTTCAGTGGCAGAAGCTCAGGCAGTCCCTATGGTG GTGGCTATggatcaggaggaggaggtggtggtggctaTGGTGGAAGAAGATTCTAA
- the HNRNPA3 gene encoding heterogeneous nuclear ribonucleoprotein A3 isoform X4 — MACKDEREAEDYKRRGRRSSQGYDPKEPEQLRKLFIGGLSFETTDDSLREHFEKWGTLTDCVVMRDPQTKRSRGFGFVTYSCVEEVDAAMAARPHKVDGRVVEPKRAVSREDSVKPGAHLTVKKIFVGGIKEDTEDYNLRDYFEKYGKIETIEVMEDRQSGKKRGFAFVTFDDHDTVDKIVVQKYHTINGHNCEVKKALSKQEMQTATAQRSRGSSSGNFMGRGNFGGSGGSYGRGGSFGGRGGYGGGSGGGGGSRGSYGSGDGYNGFGDDLSQGGNYGGSPGYGGRGGYGGSPTYGTPGGGYGGGGGGYDGYNEGGSFGGNYGGSGNYNDFGNYSGQQASSYGPMKGGSSFSGRSSGSPYGGGYGSGGGGGGGYGGRRF; from the exons ATGGCGTGTAAAGATGAGAGAGAGGCTGAAGATTAcaagaggaggggaagaagaTCTTCACAG GGCTACGATCCTAAAGAACCCGAACAGTTGAGAAAACTGTTTATTGGTGGCCTGAGCTTTGAAACTACAGATGATAGTTTAAGAGaacattttgaaaaatggggCACACTTACAGATTGTGTG GTGATGAGAGACCCACAGACAAAACGTTCCCGAGGCTTTGGCTTTGTGACCTATTCTTGTGTGGAAGAAGTAGATGCTGCTATGGCAGCCCGACCACATAAGGTTGATGGGCGTGTGGTGGAACCAAAGAGAGCCGTTTCTAGAGAA GATTCTGTGAAACCTGGTGCTCATTTAACAGTGAAAAAAATATTTGTGGGAGGAATTAAAGAAGACACAGAAGACTATAATTTAAGAGATTACTTTGAAAAATACGGCAAAATTGAAACCATAGAAGTAATGGAAGACAGACAAAGTGGAAAGAAAAGAGGGTTTGCCTTTGTAACGTTTGATGATCATGATACAGTCGACAAAATTGTTG TTCAGAAATACCACACTATAAATGGACATAACTGTGAAGTGAAGAAAGCTCTCTCCAAGCAAGAAATGCAGACGGCAACTGCACAGAGAA GTCGTGGAAGCAGTTCAGGCAACTTCATGGGCCGTGGGAACTTTGGAGGCAGTGGTGGAAGTTATGGCAGAGGAGGAAGTTTTGGTGGCAGAG GTGGTTACGGTGgcggaagtggtggtggtggtggcagcagaggaAGTTATGGGAGTGGTGATGGATACAATGGCTTTGGTGATG ATCTTTCTCAAGGTGGGAACTATGGAGGTAGTCCTGGGTACGGCGGCAGAGGAGGTTACGGTGGCAGCCCGACCTATGGAACCCCAGGTGGTGGATATGGCGGAGGAGGTGGAGGCTATGATGGTTACAATGAAGGGGGGAGCTTCGGTG GCAACTACGGTGGAAGTGGAAACTATAATGACTTTGGCAATTATAGTGGACAACAGGCCTCAAGCTATGGACCCATGAAAGGAGGTAGCAGTTTCAGTGGCAGAAGCTCAGGCAGTCCCTATGGTG GTGGCTATggatcaggaggaggaggtggtggtggctaTGGTGGAAGAAGATTCTAA